In Maridesulfovibrio sp., a single genomic region encodes these proteins:
- a CDS encoding thiamine pyrophosphate-dependent dehydrogenase E1 component subunit alpha, translating into MKPKYFEGYKQDNALYDFLWMLLIRRAEEKIKHLFSEGLVDGTTHLYIGQEANAVGILQPLSNEHDFVISNHRCHGHFLAFGGTLEELFGEVMGRVCGASKGFGGSQHIKGKNFFSSGIQGGFTPIACGLAYGIKLKQQDGVVVCCIGDGTLGEGVLYESMNIAALKGLPILYLVENNRYAQSTPTQRGVAGSMIERGKAFSLNASEIDSHDVGEIKEWGQKLIETTRKNSVPTWAVIHTHRLCAHSKGDDTRSQDEIYETLKFDPLDLYRTRLDEKKTIEAENIVADIIESAIEKTMTKPSPVIPQDGV; encoded by the coding sequence ATGAAACCAAAATACTTCGAAGGATATAAACAAGATAATGCACTATATGATTTTTTATGGATGCTGCTGATCAGAAGGGCTGAAGAAAAGATAAAACACCTATTTTCTGAAGGACTGGTTGACGGGACAACTCATCTATACATCGGGCAAGAGGCGAATGCTGTAGGCATTCTTCAGCCTTTAAGCAATGAACATGATTTCGTTATCAGTAACCATAGATGCCATGGACATTTCCTTGCATTCGGGGGAACATTAGAAGAATTATTCGGAGAAGTCATGGGCAGAGTCTGCGGAGCAAGTAAAGGCTTTGGAGGAAGCCAACATATTAAAGGGAAGAATTTTTTTTCAAGTGGAATCCAAGGAGGATTCACTCCCATTGCATGCGGACTGGCATACGGCATTAAGCTAAAACAACAGGATGGTGTTGTTGTATGCTGCATTGGGGACGGCACTCTAGGTGAAGGAGTGTTGTATGAATCAATGAACATTGCTGCGCTGAAAGGACTTCCCATACTTTATTTAGTTGAAAACAACCGATACGCACAAAGCACTCCTACACAGAGAGGAGTGGCCGGCTCAATGATAGAAAGAGGTAAGGCGTTTTCGTTGAATGCAAGCGAAATTGACAGCCACGATGTTGGTGAAATTAAAGAATGGGGCCAGAAACTCATCGAAACTACGCGTAAAAACTCTGTCCCTACATGGGCAGTAATACATACCCATAGACTATGTGCTCACAGCAAGGGAGATGACACAAGATCCCAAGATGAAATATACGAGACACTCAAGTTCGATCCATTGGATCTTTACCGCACAAGACTGGACGAAAAAAAGACAATAGAAGCTGAAAACATTGTTGCTGATATAATCGAGTCTGCCATTGAAAAAACAATGACCAAGCCCTCCCCGGTTATTCCTCAGGACGGAGTGTAA
- a CDS encoding biotin/lipoyl-containing protein, with protein MTLEIKIPRLNANEDELLVSDIFVSVGDQVSEGDLLFAIESVKSSVEIDCQQAGFINQINIETGEYYEIGFLAMTISSDRNSTVQAAQQSLKQEAPPQRKEKITAKKRLEKITTLASRQMRHKENVNDGRLPVIIIGGGDHAGKLSRMIDKSFSFRVLGYVGPALDKKNTNGLEWLGTDENLAQIARSQGSFAALAAGVLAPDAMLRSKVYAQCLSLKIPLPVFVHPTAEVDPSAVLEPGVQIFANATVGANVTIKAGSIINTGAIISHDSSIGQLTHIAPGAVLAGRVAVGDRCIIGMNSTIYIGVNIPDSSIILNNSNISKDIR; from the coding sequence ATGACCCTTGAAATAAAAATACCTCGTCTAAACGCAAATGAAGACGAACTTCTTGTTTCCGACATATTTGTCTCAGTAGGAGATCAGGTTTCTGAAGGAGACCTGCTGTTTGCAATAGAATCGGTAAAATCCTCGGTTGAAATTGACTGCCAGCAAGCCGGGTTCATAAATCAGATTAATATTGAAACTGGCGAATATTACGAAATCGGTTTTCTTGCCATGACCATCTCTTCGGATAGGAACAGTACGGTACAAGCAGCCCAGCAGTCGCTAAAACAAGAAGCTCCTCCCCAACGAAAAGAAAAAATCACAGCCAAAAAACGACTCGAAAAAATCACAACTCTCGCTTCCAGGCAGATGCGGCACAAAGAAAACGTAAATGACGGAAGGCTGCCGGTCATAATAATCGGAGGGGGAGACCACGCCGGGAAACTGAGCAGGATGATAGACAAGTCTTTTTCTTTCAGGGTCCTTGGGTATGTCGGCCCCGCTCTGGACAAGAAAAATACCAACGGACTCGAATGGTTGGGAACAGACGAAAATCTCGCCCAGATAGCCCGTAGCCAAGGCTCTTTTGCCGCATTGGCAGCCGGTGTCCTTGCCCCCGATGCAATGTTGCGCAGTAAAGTATATGCGCAATGCCTCTCACTGAAAATTCCGTTACCAGTGTTTGTTCACCCGACAGCCGAAGTCGACCCAAGTGCCGTCCTGGAGCCTGGAGTACAAATATTTGCTAACGCAACTGTTGGAGCAAACGTCACAATTAAAGCGGGTTCAATTATCAATACAGGAGCAATCATTTCGCATGACAGCTCAATCGGGCAGCTGACACATATTGCCCCTGGCGCTGTTTTAGCTGGTAGAGTTGCTGTTGGAGACCGTTGTATTATTGGCATGAATTCGACCATATATATTGGAGTTAATATACCTGATAGCTCAATAATATTAAATAACTCCAATATATCAAAGGATATACGGTAA
- a CDS encoding sugar transferase, whose product MTVKRCFDLTVSIAALLIFFPVLVAVAVAIHKKMGGGIFFIQRRPGLYGKPFNIIKFKTMSDERDASGKLLPDSERLSRFGRILRSTSLDELPELINVIFGDMSLVGPRPLLMQYLDRYTPEQSRRHDVLPGITGWAQVNGRNAVSWEEKFKMDVWYVDNHTLLLDIKIIFMTVAKVFKRDGISQPGQATAQEFMGGKVDNIWKKS is encoded by the coding sequence ATGACCGTCAAAAGATGTTTCGACCTGACCGTATCCATTGCGGCACTGCTAATTTTCTTTCCGGTGCTTGTTGCGGTGGCCGTGGCCATCCACAAAAAAATGGGCGGTGGTATTTTCTTTATTCAGAGACGCCCCGGACTTTATGGAAAGCCCTTCAATATAATCAAGTTCAAAACCATGTCCGATGAACGTGATGCTTCCGGGAAGCTGCTGCCGGACTCCGAACGTCTGAGCAGGTTCGGCCGCATCCTGCGCTCCACGTCTCTGGATGAACTGCCGGAGTTGATCAACGTGATTTTCGGGGATATGTCTCTGGTTGGTCCGCGACCGCTGCTCATGCAGTATCTTGACCGCTACACCCCGGAACAGAGCCGCAGGCACGACGTGCTGCCCGGAATTACCGGATGGGCGCAGGTCAACGGGCGCAACGCGGTTTCGTGGGAAGAAAAATTCAAAATGGATGTCTGGTACGTGGACAACCACACCCTGCTGCTGGACATAAAAATAATCTTCATGACCGTGGCAAAAGTGTTCAAACGCGACGGCATCAGCCAGCCCGGACAGGCCACAGCACAGGAATTCATGGGCGGAAAGGTGGACAACATATGGAAAAAATCATAA
- a CDS encoding acetyltransferase: MEKIIIIGAGGHGQVVAEIITLMHGVQPLCFLDDDTSLHGTELLGIPVQGGILELDKIKHDGVIIAIGDNNRRKLIFERLAAQTHFFTVIHPSAIISPSASIEKGCMILAGTVINTKAKIHKDTIINTNSIVEHHCQIGPHVHIAPGVSLGGNVTVGEETLIGIGATVLPGISIGTNSILGAGSTAIKPIPSDTIAVAYPAKKLFSKW; the protein is encoded by the coding sequence ATGGAAAAAATCATAATCATTGGCGCCGGCGGGCATGGGCAGGTGGTGGCCGAGATCATAACACTCATGCATGGAGTGCAACCATTATGCTTTCTCGATGACGACACAAGTCTTCACGGCACAGAGTTACTGGGAATTCCCGTACAGGGCGGGATTTTAGAACTGGACAAGATAAAACATGACGGAGTCATAATTGCTATCGGTGACAATAACCGTAGAAAACTTATTTTTGAAAGACTTGCGGCACAGACGCATTTCTTTACTGTAATTCATCCATCTGCCATAATTTCGCCAAGTGCCTCCATAGAAAAAGGTTGCATGATTCTTGCGGGGACAGTTATCAACACGAAGGCAAAGATACACAAAGACACAATAATAAATACAAATTCAATAGTTGAACATCACTGCCAGATTGGCCCTCATGTACATATAGCTCCAGGAGTAAGCCTGGGTGGCAATGTTACCGTAGGGGAAGAAACGTTGATTGGAATAGGCGCAACCGTATTGCCGGGGATCTCAATAGGAACAAATTCGATTCTCGGGGCTGGAAGCACAGCCATTAAACCAATCCCTTCCGATACGATAGCTGTCGCTTACCCGGCAAAAAAACTATTCTCTAAATGGTAA
- a CDS encoding transketolase C-terminal domain-containing protein, producing the protein MRVYEAINHALQSSMEENDKIILIGEDILDPYGGAFKVTKGLSSKFEERVIDTPISEQAIIGIGTGLSLQGFVPIIEIMFGDFLTLITDQIVNHVSKIRMMYGKEIPLPLIIRTPMGGRRGYGPTHSQSLEKLFFGIPGVIVVAVSSLFNPGDLLEKCIKSNSPTIFIENKVLYAKPVKVRLEEYATNIAYSKSGIPTLTLTSGIPDLTIITYGGMVEITLSAAKQLLEEEGLRAEIIIPHQLSPLYEAPILDSATKTKRAVIVEEGHAQWGWGSEVASMLTDIQMEAPVQRVGSKLAPIPACRSLEDQFLPNERSIIDAAIRTVDRSYILNK; encoded by the coding sequence ATGAGAGTCTATGAAGCCATAAACCATGCCCTGCAATCTTCAATGGAAGAGAACGACAAAATCATTTTGATAGGTGAAGACATTCTGGACCCTTACGGAGGCGCATTCAAGGTAACAAAAGGTTTGTCCAGCAAATTCGAAGAGAGAGTGATAGACACTCCTATAAGCGAACAAGCCATTATTGGAATCGGAACCGGACTTTCTCTACAAGGATTCGTGCCTATAATTGAAATCATGTTCGGGGATTTCCTCACCCTTATAACTGATCAGATAGTCAACCACGTTTCAAAAATAAGAATGATGTACGGAAAAGAAATTCCACTGCCGCTAATCATACGTACTCCAATGGGAGGAAGGCGGGGTTACGGGCCGACACACAGCCAGTCGCTTGAGAAACTATTTTTTGGAATCCCAGGAGTTATTGTTGTCGCTGTTTCCAGCTTATTCAACCCTGGAGACTTGCTTGAAAAATGCATAAAAAGCAACTCCCCAACTATCTTCATAGAAAACAAGGTATTATATGCCAAACCAGTAAAAGTACGCTTGGAAGAATACGCAACAAACATAGCATATAGCAAATCCGGAATTCCCACTTTAACTCTTACTTCCGGCATACCTGATTTAACAATAATCACTTACGGAGGAATGGTCGAAATTACGCTTAGCGCCGCAAAACAATTGCTTGAAGAAGAAGGTCTGCGTGCCGAAATAATTATCCCGCACCAACTTTCGCCCCTCTATGAAGCACCGATACTAGATTCTGCAACAAAAACAAAAAGAGCGGTAATAGTAGAAGAAGGCCACGCCCAGTGGGGTTGGGGAAGCGAAGTTGCCAGTATGTTGACCGACATTCAAATGGAGGCCCCAGTACAAAGAGTCGGGTCAAAATTGGCTCCGATTCCGGCATGCAGAAGCCTGGAAGATCAATTTTTGCCAAATGAAAGAAGTATTATCGACGCTGCTATCAGAACGGTGGACAGAAGTTATATCCTAAATAAGTAA